In Brienomyrus brachyistius isolate T26 chromosome 14, BBRACH_0.4, whole genome shotgun sequence, the following proteins share a genomic window:
- the ccdc175 gene encoding golgin subfamily A member 6-like protein 1 isoform X5 yields the protein MTHQSSITLCDTKITHMKQCISSLDTKIQLLHRQLGESQTEVQQPGSVKDFHNMELAELWGTFEESRVLQEQLKVKREMVDSNQAHQQALINPMELLNTQTKAENERWKSHLSMSRQEAVRSQADVIWRSSEDLHKADEEHEREITETIKYNRKKQADLQEEHQLMDPSDEDLSKTLEITEEQYQRMQASGTAAIEELMREAESVEEKLLKKEEELRVQESVLKEVEARHDMEQASWKTGRSHLEELNCKRSQLEKSIQQLREETEALLHPKEALKQKIKRLNAQHVQLLRAQALEISTMEKRSYEDIVTLERFSLENSRLRTNIKQMKADIRNTNREKEKRNREAAHLRHELQSLHEHVLDAWKTDLFISEEHAKTNQTVLQAINQVGLEVQERKNKVEELGEKLRIQVEGAAPLLRRTAGKSHLNALSYDHEA from the exons ATGACTCATCAGAGCAGCATAACGCTGTGTGATACGAAG ATCACCCACATGAAGCAGTGTATCTCCAGCCTGGACACCAAGATTCAGCTCCTCCACAGGCAGCTGGGAGAGTcgcagacagaggtgcagcagCCTGGCAGCGTGAA GGATTTCCACAATATGGAGCTGGCTGAATTGTGGGGGACTTTTGAGGAGTCTCGGGTCCTACAGGAGCAGTTAAAG GTGAAGAGGGAGATGGTGGATTCCAATCAGGCTCATCAGCAGGCCCTCATCAATCCAATGGAGCTGTTGAATACCCAGACGAAAGCAGAGAATGAGCGTTGGAAGTCTCACCTCAGCATGAGCAGACA GGAGGCGGTGCGGAGCCAAGCAGATGTGATCTGGAGATCTTCAGAAGACTTGCACAAAGCGGATGAGGAACATGAAAGGGAGATCACCGAGACCATCAAGTACAACAGGAAGAAACAGGCAGATCTACAAGAG GAGCACCAGCTGATGGATCCTTCAGATGAAGACCTCAGCAAGACCCTGGAGATCACAGAGGAACAATACCAACGCATGCAAGCTTCCGGCACTGCTGCAATAGAAGAATTGATG AGAGAAGCTGAATCTGTAGAGGAGAAGCTGCTGAAGAAAGAAGAGGAACTAAGGGTGCAAGagtctgtcctgaaggaggtggaGGCCAGGCATGACATGGAGCAGGCCTCCTGGAAGACGGGGAGGTCACACCTTGAAG AGTTGAACTGCAAGAGAAGCCAGCTGGAGAAGTCCATCCAGCAGctgagagaggaaacagaggcaCTTTTACATCCAAAG GAGGCCTTAAAGCAGAAGATAAAGAGGCTGAACGCTCAACATGTGCAACTGCTGAGAGCACAAGCGCTGGAGATAAGCACCATGGAGAAGAGGAGCTACGAGGACATCGTGACGCTGGAGCGGTTCAGCCTGGAGAACAGCCGGCTGCGAACA AACATTAagcagatgaaggcagacatacgcaataccaacagagagaaagagaagcggAATAGAGAAGCAGCGCACCTCAGGCACGAGCTGCAGTCCTTACACG AACATGTCCTGGATGCCTGGAAAACAGACCTCTTCATCTCGGAG GAACACGCAAAGACCAACCAGACGGTCCTCCAAGCCATCAACCAGGTTGGGTTAGAGGTCCAGGAGCGAAAGAACAAGGTTGAAGAGCTTGGTGAGAAGCTGAGGATACAGGTGGAGGGTGCAGCTCCCCTGTTAAGACGTACTGCAGGCAAATCACATTTGAATGCATTGAGTTATGACCATGAAGCCTAA
- the LOC125707916 gene encoding JNK1/MAPK8-associated membrane protein isoform X2: MAVVMSSTCPGLYCGKTLINGSFESECGVCPRGERTNLQKICEKCTESPELYDWLYLGFMAMLPLVLHWFFIEWYSGKKSSSALFQHVTALLECGVAAVVTLLVNDPVGQLSIRSCRVQMLSDWYTMLYNPSPDYVTTLHCTQEAVFPLYTIVLIYYAFCLVLMMLLRPLLVKKIACGLGKSDRFKSIYAALYFFPILTVLQAVGGGLLYYAFPYIILVLSLVTLAVYMSASEIQSFKNLVAKKKRLVVLFSHWLLHAYGIISISRLDKLEQDLPLLALVPGPALFYLLTSKFTEPNRILSEGGSGH; encoded by the exons ATGG CTGTAGTCATGAGTTCAACATGCCCGGGTTTGTACTGTGGAAAGACGCTGATAAACGGCTCCTTTGAGAGCGAGTGCGGG GTTTGTCCTCGGGGGGAGAGGACCAACCTTCAGAAGATCTGTGAGAAGTGCACCGAGTCGCCGGAGCTGTATGACTGGCTGTATCTGGGCTTCATGGCCATGCTGCCGCTCGTGTTGCACTGGTTCTTCATCGAGTGGTACTCGGGAAAGAAGAG CTCCAGCGCGCTGTTTCAGCATGTGACGGCTCTTCTGGAATGTGGCGTGGCCGCCGTGGTGACCCTGCTGGTGAACGACCCAGTGGGTCAACTatccatccggtcctgcagggtGCAGATGCTGTCGGACTGGTACACGATGCTGTATAACCCCAGCCCGGACTATGTCACCACCCTGCATTGTACCCAGGAGGCAGTCTTCCCACT GTACACTATTGTGCTAATTTACTACGCCTTCTGTCTGGTCCTGATGATGCTCCTGAGGCCACTCTTGGTGAAGAAGATCGCGTGTGGCTTGGGAAAGTCGGACCGCTTCAAAAGCATCTATGCTGCCCTTTACTTCTTCCCCATCCTTACGGTCCTGCAGGCTGTGGGTGGTGGTTTGCTTT ACTACGCTTTCCCGTACATCATCCTGGTCTTGTCCTTGGTCACCCTGGCCGTCTACATGTCCGCCTCTGAAATACAG TCCTTCAAAAACCTTGTCGCCAAGAAGAAGAGGCTGGTGGTGCTGTTTAGCCATTGGCTGCTGCACGCCTACGGCATCATCTCCATCTCGCGGCTGGACAAGCTGGAGCAGGACCTGCCACTGCTGGCCTTGGTCCCTGGCCCCGCCCTCTTTTACCTGCTCACTTCCAAGTTCACGGAGCCCAATAGGATTCTGTCCGAAGGGGGCAGCGGGCACTGA
- the LOC125707916 gene encoding JNK1/MAPK8-associated membrane protein isoform X3, with protein MSSTCPGLYCGKTLINGSFESECGVCPRGERTNLQKICEKCTESPELYDWLYLGFMAMLPLVLHWFFIEWYSGKKSSSALFQHVTALLECGVAAVVTLLVNDPVGQLSIRSCRVQMLSDWYTMLYNPSPDYVTTLHCTQEAVFPLYTIVLIYYAFCLVLMMLLRPLLVKKIACGLGKSDRFKSIYAALYFFPILTVLQAVGGGLLYYAFPYIILVLSLVTLAVYMSASEIQSFKNLVAKKKRLVVLFSHWLLHAYGIISISRLDKLEQDLPLLALVPGPALFYLLTSKFTEPNRILSEGGSGH; from the exons ATGAGTTCAACATGCCCGGGTTTGTACTGTGGAAAGACGCTGATAAACGGCTCCTTTGAGAGCGAGTGCGGG GTTTGTCCTCGGGGGGAGAGGACCAACCTTCAGAAGATCTGTGAGAAGTGCACCGAGTCGCCGGAGCTGTATGACTGGCTGTATCTGGGCTTCATGGCCATGCTGCCGCTCGTGTTGCACTGGTTCTTCATCGAGTGGTACTCGGGAAAGAAGAG CTCCAGCGCGCTGTTTCAGCATGTGACGGCTCTTCTGGAATGTGGCGTGGCCGCCGTGGTGACCCTGCTGGTGAACGACCCAGTGGGTCAACTatccatccggtcctgcagggtGCAGATGCTGTCGGACTGGTACACGATGCTGTATAACCCCAGCCCGGACTATGTCACCACCCTGCATTGTACCCAGGAGGCAGTCTTCCCACT GTACACTATTGTGCTAATTTACTACGCCTTCTGTCTGGTCCTGATGATGCTCCTGAGGCCACTCTTGGTGAAGAAGATCGCGTGTGGCTTGGGAAAGTCGGACCGCTTCAAAAGCATCTATGCTGCCCTTTACTTCTTCCCCATCCTTACGGTCCTGCAGGCTGTGGGTGGTGGTTTGCTTT ACTACGCTTTCCCGTACATCATCCTGGTCTTGTCCTTGGTCACCCTGGCCGTCTACATGTCCGCCTCTGAAATACAG TCCTTCAAAAACCTTGTCGCCAAGAAGAAGAGGCTGGTGGTGCTGTTTAGCCATTGGCTGCTGCACGCCTACGGCATCATCTCCATCTCGCGGCTGGACAAGCTGGAGCAGGACCTGCCACTGCTGGCCTTGGTCCCTGGCCCCGCCCTCTTTTACCTGCTCACTTCCAAGTTCACGGAGCCCAATAGGATTCTGTCCGAAGGGGGCAGCGGGCACTGA
- the LOC125706995 gene encoding G-protein coupled receptor 135 has translation MDWSMNSALLGTSNSTSADDASERDLMLDIVSLSPVLNGLATGSSAGNHTAEDEPHRRLGPARGAEASPLLHGISVTVQALVLLAIFLLSSLGNSAVVVIIIKHRQLRTVTNAFIMSLSLSDFLTAILCLPFSFMMLFSRDGFWIFGDPLCVANGFFNTCFGIISTLTMTLISFDRYYAIVRQPQEKIGKRKAIHLLVAVWVTAVLFSLPWYLVLRTSKELVVHKRGFYHCMYVFHSGNSRMGAAYSISLIVVCYLLPFALMCFCHYNICKTVRLSEIRVRPVTTYAHLLRFYSEMRTATTVLIMIVFIIFCWGPYCLMGIITAMGNYTFSPVMDTVAIWMAWANGAINPLIYVIRNPNISMLLGRNREEGYRTRNVAAYLSTQNRSRDARSRADRIRDRYASRHGVGSRLSSSSPANGGDIAMWACKNPAVLFCRDGHPDTVSQSVVAKTETADTSL, from the coding sequence ATGGATTGGTCTATGAACTCGGCTTTGCTCGGCACCAGCAACAGCACATCCGCAGACGACGCATCGGAGAGGGATCTGATGCTAGACATCGTTTCCCTGTCTCCTGTCCTGAACGGCCTCGCCACCGGAAGCAGCGCTGGAAACCACACTGCCGAAGACGAACCGCACCGGCGACTTGGACCGGCCAGAGGCGCGGAGGCGAGTCCGCTCCTCCACGGCATTTCGGTGACGGTCCAGGCGCTAGTCCTCCTGGCAATTTTCCTCCTGTCAAGTTTAGGCAATTCGGCCGTCGTGGTCATCATTATAAAGCACAGACAACTGAGGACGGTAACGAACGCCTTCATCATGTCTCTGTCCCTATCCGACTTCCTCACGGCCATTCTTTGCTTACCGTTTTCATTCATGATGCTTTTCAGCAGAGACGGCTTTTGGATTTTCGGGGACCCGCTGTGCGTTGCAAACGGGTTCTTCAACACCTGCTTCGGCATCATCTCCaccctcaccatgaccctgatcTCCTTCGACCGTTATTATGCCATCGTGAGGCAGCCGCAGGAGAAAATAGGGAAAAGGAAAGCCATCCATCTGCTGGTGGCGGTGTGGGTGACGGCGGTGTTGTTTTCGCTGCCGTGGTACTTAGTGTTACGTACATCCAAAGAACTGGTGGTTCACAAGCGAGGGTTTTACCATTGCATGTACGTCTTCCATTCGGGGAACTCGAGAATGGGCGCTGCCTACAGCATATCCCTGATCGTGGTATGCTACCTGCTCCCATTTGCCCTCATGTGCTTCTGCCACTATAACATCTGCAAGACAGTCAGGTTGTCAGAAATCAGAGTGCGCCCGGTGACCACGTACGCCCACCTGCTCCGCTTCTACAGCGAGATGCGCACGGCCACCACGGTGCTCATCATGATAgtgtttatcattttctgcTGGGGGCCATACTGTCTGATGGGGATCATCACGGCCATGGGGAACTATACGTTCAGCCCCGTGATGGACACCGTGGCCATATGGATGGCCTGGGCAAACGGGGCCATCAACCCTCTGATTTACGTAATCAGAAACCCGAACATATCGATGCTTCTGGGACGGAACAGGGAGGAGGGATACAGAACTAGAAACGTGGCCGCCTACCTGTCAACGCAAAACCGAAGCAGGGACGCCAGATCGCGGGCCGACAGGATCAGAGACAGGTACGCCAGTAGGCATGGGGTGGGCAgccggctctcctcctccagtcCGGCCAACGGAGGGGACATCGCCATGTGGGCGTGCAAAAACCCAGCCGTGCTCTTTTGCAGGGACGGTCACCCCGACACGGTGTCCCAATCCGTTGTGGCCAAAACGGAGACCGCTGACACCAGTTTATGA
- the LOC125707916 gene encoding JNK1/MAPK8-associated membrane protein isoform X1 codes for MELAYAVVMSSTCPGLYCGKTLINGSFESECGVCPRGERTNLQKICEKCTESPELYDWLYLGFMAMLPLVLHWFFIEWYSGKKSSSALFQHVTALLECGVAAVVTLLVNDPVGQLSIRSCRVQMLSDWYTMLYNPSPDYVTTLHCTQEAVFPLYTIVLIYYAFCLVLMMLLRPLLVKKIACGLGKSDRFKSIYAALYFFPILTVLQAVGGGLLYYAFPYIILVLSLVTLAVYMSASEIQSFKNLVAKKKRLVVLFSHWLLHAYGIISISRLDKLEQDLPLLALVPGPALFYLLTSKFTEPNRILSEGGSGH; via the exons ATGGAGTTAGCATATG CTGTAGTCATGAGTTCAACATGCCCGGGTTTGTACTGTGGAAAGACGCTGATAAACGGCTCCTTTGAGAGCGAGTGCGGG GTTTGTCCTCGGGGGGAGAGGACCAACCTTCAGAAGATCTGTGAGAAGTGCACCGAGTCGCCGGAGCTGTATGACTGGCTGTATCTGGGCTTCATGGCCATGCTGCCGCTCGTGTTGCACTGGTTCTTCATCGAGTGGTACTCGGGAAAGAAGAG CTCCAGCGCGCTGTTTCAGCATGTGACGGCTCTTCTGGAATGTGGCGTGGCCGCCGTGGTGACCCTGCTGGTGAACGACCCAGTGGGTCAACTatccatccggtcctgcagggtGCAGATGCTGTCGGACTGGTACACGATGCTGTATAACCCCAGCCCGGACTATGTCACCACCCTGCATTGTACCCAGGAGGCAGTCTTCCCACT GTACACTATTGTGCTAATTTACTACGCCTTCTGTCTGGTCCTGATGATGCTCCTGAGGCCACTCTTGGTGAAGAAGATCGCGTGTGGCTTGGGAAAGTCGGACCGCTTCAAAAGCATCTATGCTGCCCTTTACTTCTTCCCCATCCTTACGGTCCTGCAGGCTGTGGGTGGTGGTTTGCTTT ACTACGCTTTCCCGTACATCATCCTGGTCTTGTCCTTGGTCACCCTGGCCGTCTACATGTCCGCCTCTGAAATACAG TCCTTCAAAAACCTTGTCGCCAAGAAGAAGAGGCTGGTGGTGCTGTTTAGCCATTGGCTGCTGCACGCCTACGGCATCATCTCCATCTCGCGGCTGGACAAGCTGGAGCAGGACCTGCCACTGCTGGCCTTGGTCCCTGGCCCCGCCCTCTTTTACCTGCTCACTTCCAAGTTCACGGAGCCCAATAGGATTCTGTCCGAAGGGGGCAGCGGGCACTGA